Below is a window of Undibacterium sp. YM2 DNA.
CCTGACCGCGGTGCTGCAACAATAGCAGCGCGTCATAAATCAGTTGATTGACAGGATTATTTGAGAATACGCCTACGATGCCACACATGGTGGACTCCTAAAAAAAACAATTAAAACTTTACATGCTCCGAAACCGAGGCCGGCAGCAACGGAATCACCGTGCGCGCTGCGGTTTCTGCAAGAGGGCTAAGCCACGCATGGGTCCAGAACGGCTGTTGCGGTATGGATGTCATACCGCACACCAACACGGCTGCCAACACCAGTATGCAACCACGCGCCAGACCAAACAGACCACCCAGGCCCCGGTCTGCCAATGTCAGGCCGCTGGCCTTGATCATGGCATCCACCGCCATCATGATCAGCGCCATCAACAGGCGCACACCGATAAACAGGGCAATAAAGGCAACGATCAAGCGCAACATCTGGCCAGGCACCATGGATGG
It encodes the following:
- a CDS encoding CvpA family protein; the encoded protein is MTLFDYLVLLILVCSIVISTLRGLIKEILSLVSWVVAFVVANAYSDVLATWLPSMVPGQMLRLIVAFIALFIGVRLLMALIMMAVDAMIKASGLTLADRGLGGLFGLARGCILVLAAVLVCGMTSIPQQPFWTHAWLSPLAETAARTVIPLLPASVSEHVKF